One Methanocaldococcus infernus ME DNA segment encodes these proteins:
- a CDS encoding Mrp/NBP35 family ATP-binding protein encodes MECNGKCDSCKIKDQCPDTKKFFIQQENKIKERMSKIKYKIAILSGKGGVGKSTVSTNLAVALAKRGKKVGLLDADIHGPNVPKILGLEGYPEVREGEIIPLEKYGVKVISMANLLPDEKTPIIWRGPKVSGAIRQFLADVNWGELDYLIIDTPPGTGDVQLTIMQSIPLDGAIIVTTPEELSVLDVRKSISMAKMLKVPILGIIENMSGFVCPKCGELTYIFGVGGGEKAAKEFGVDFLGRIPIDIKAREAQDKGVPMVLMDCRAKEEFEKIIDKIIEKL; translated from the coding sequence ATGGAATGTAATGGAAAATGTGACTCTTGTAAAATTAAGGATCAATGTCCAGACACAAAGAAATTTTTCATCCAACAGGAGAATAAGATAAAGGAAAGGATGAGTAAAATAAAGTATAAAATAGCTATTCTAAGTGGTAAGGGAGGGGTTGGAAAGAGTACAGTTTCCACCAACTTAGCTGTAGCTCTTGCAAAGAGAGGAAAGAAAGTAGGTTTGTTAGATGCTGACATACATGGGCCAAATGTTCCTAAGATACTTGGCTTAGAGGGTTATCCAGAGGTTAGAGAGGGAGAGATAATTCCCTTAGAGAAGTATGGGGTTAAAGTAATCTCAATGGCTAACCTTCTACCAGATGAGAAAACCCCCATCATCTGGAGAGGACCTAAGGTTAGTGGAGCTATAAGACAGTTCTTAGCTGATGTTAATTGGGGAGAATTAGATTACTTAATTATTGACACACCTCCAGGAACAGGAGATGTTCAACTAACCATTATGCAATCCATCCCATTAGATGGAGCTATAATTGTAACAACCCCTGAAGAACTTTCTGTCTTAGATGTTAGAAAGTCTATAAGTATGGCTAAGATGTTAAAGGTTCCTATCTTAGGAATCATAGAAAATATGAGTGGCTTTGTCTGTCCTAAGTGTGGAGAGCTAACCTACATCTTTGGAGTTGGTGGTGGAGAGAAGGCTGCTAAGGAATTTGGAGTTGATTTCTTAGGAAGAATTCCAATAGATATTAAAGCAAGGGAGGCTCAAGATAAAGGAGTGCCAATGGTTTTAATGGACTGTAGAGCAAAAGAGGAGTTTGAGAAGATAATAGATAAAATTATTGAGAAGCTCTAA
- a CDS encoding coenzyme F420-0:L-glutamate ligase has product MKAYPIKTRYIKKGENFIPIIVEAIKNSGIKLEDGDFVVLSEKMVSTAEGNFIDESKYKPKMLAYLTYYWSKYIWGYVLGKIFRLKEEKIKNLRNMPKRESLRHKQMIIEELGLLYSLKPYAEGGIDLTNVPYTYACPLPKEPEKWASLLREKIKEELGVDVNVMVSDTDATYRLFNFYFTALPYAIKGIHILPGIVGFLLARIIELLKLGGFAGCTPLAVVGNHNLKIEELVRIAFIADRVHITTKNMGEVLKKHNSYIITEEILEKLEHTPVVVIKMKEEFKGEKNGM; this is encoded by the coding sequence TTGAAGGCATATCCAATAAAGACAAGATACATAAAAAAAGGAGAGAACTTCATTCCCATCATAGTGGAGGCTATAAAAAATAGTGGGATCAAGTTAGAGGATGGAGACTTTGTAGTTCTAAGTGAAAAGATGGTTTCCACTGCTGAGGGAAATTTTATAGATGAGAGTAAATATAAGCCCAAGATGTTAGCCTATTTAACTTATTATTGGTCAAAGTACATATGGGGCTATGTCTTAGGAAAAATTTTTAGACTAAAAGAAGAGAAAATAAAAAATCTAAGAAACATGCCAAAAAGAGAGAGTTTAAGACATAAGCAGATGATCATAGAGGAGCTTGGCTTACTCTATTCTTTAAAGCCCTATGCTGAGGGAGGAATAGATTTAACAAATGTTCCCTACACCTATGCCTGTCCCCTTCCAAAAGAGCCTGAGAAGTGGGCTTCTCTTTTGAGGGAGAAAATTAAGGAAGAGCTTGGAGTTGATGTTAATGTTATGGTTTCAGATACTGATGCCACTTATAGGCTCTTTAACTTCTATTTTACAGCTCTTCCCTATGCTATTAAAGGAATCCATATTCTCCCTGGAATTGTTGGCTTCTTATTAGCAAGGATTATAGAACTTTTAAAACTTGGAGGCTTTGCTGGCTGTACACCTTTAGCAGTTGTTGGAAATCATAATTTAAAAATAGAGGAGTTGGTTAGAATAGCCTTTATAGCTGATAGGGTTCATATAACCACAAAAAACATGGGTGAAGTTTTAAAAAAGCATAACTCTTATATCATTACAGAAGAAATTTTAGAAAAGTTAGAGCATACTCCTGTAGTTGTAATAAAGATGAAAGAAGAGTTTAAGGGTGAGAAAAATGGAATGTAA